One part of the Solea solea chromosome 16, fSolSol10.1, whole genome shotgun sequence genome encodes these proteins:
- the LOC131476182 gene encoding immunoglobulin lambda-1 light chain-like → MLGTLCTLITALTYVDAAIVLTQTPAVHTVSAGQEVVLSCNIQRYDDYYVSWYKQVPGGVPQFVLGFHYSVSSPSFGTGFSSERFHSKSSSTIDYQFIIKRAEAGDSAQYFCGKWDGSASEDVFGQGTKLIVADSSLPPPVLTVFPPSSAELQTNKATLVCLSSQSVPFADVTWLVGGSPVSSGVSTSAAAHQPDQTFQISSHLSVQTSDWNQDKLYMCKVSLGSQTSEKTINKSVCPTAE, encoded by the exons atgcTGGGGACCCTCTGCACTCTCATCACTGCTCTAACAT ATGTTGATGCAGCGATCGTGCTGACCCAGACGCCTGCTGTCCACACAGTTTCTGCAGGACAAGAGGTTGTTCTCAGCTGCAACATTCAGAGATATGATGACTATTATGTGAGCTGGTATAAACAGGTTCCTGGTGGGGTTCCTCAGTTTGTTCTGGGCTTTCACTACAGCGTCAGTTCACCAAGCTTTGGAACAGGATTCTCTTCAGAGCGATTTCACTCTAAATCCTCATCAACCATAGATTACCAGTTCATTATAAAGCGAGCAGAGGCAGGAGATTCTGCTCAGTATTTCTGTGGCAAATGGGATGGCTCTGCTTCTGAAGAT GTATTCGGACAAGGCACCAAGCTGATTGTGGCGG ACTCCAGTCTCCCTCCTCCTGTCCTGACTGTCTTCCCTCCGTCCAGCGCTGAGCTCCAGACCAACAAAGCCACTCTCGTCTGTCTGTCCAGTCAGTCTGTGCCTTTTGCAGATGTGACCTGGTTGGTTGGCGGGAGTCCAGTGAGCAGCGGAGTCTCCACCAGCGCTGCTGCTCACCAACCGGACCAGACTTTCCAAATCAGCAGCCATCTGAGCGTCCAGACGTCAGACTGGAACCAGGATAAGCTTTACATGTGTAAAGTGTCGCTGGGCTCCCAGACGTCAGAGAAAACCATCAACAAGTCGGTCTGTCCCACTGCAGAATAA
- the LOC131475646 gene encoding immunoglobulin lambda-1 light chain-like, which translates to MLGTLCTLITALTYVDAAIVLTQTPAVHTVSAGQEVVLSCNIQRHDGNYVSWYKQVPGGVPQYVLRFYHSHSSPSFGTGFSSDRFHSKSSSNIDYQFIIKRAEAGDSAQYFCGTWDGSASEAVFGQGTKLIVADSSLPPPVLTVFPPSSAELQTNKATLVCLSSQSVPFADVTWLVGGSPVSSGVSTSAAAHQPDQTFQISSHLSVQTSDWNQDKLYKCKVSLGSQTSEKTINKSVCSTAE; encoded by the exons atgcTGGGGACCCTCTGCACTCTCATCACTGCTCTAACAT ATGTTGATGCAGCGATCGTGCTGACCCAGACGCCTGCTGTCCACACAGTTTCTGCAGGACAAGAGGTTGTTCTCAGCTGCAACATTCAGAGACATGATGGCAATTATGTGAGCTGGTATAAACAGGTTCCTGGTGGGGTTCCTCAGTATGTTCTGAGGTTTTACCACAGCCACAGTTCACCAAGCTTTGGAACAGGATTCTCTTCAGACCGATTTCACTCTAAATCCTCATCAAACATAGATTACCAGTTCATTATAAAGCGAGCAGAGGCAGGAGATTCTGCTCAGTATTTCTGTGGCACATGGGACGGCTCTGCTTCTGAAGCTGTAT TCGGACAAGGCACCAAGCTGATTGTGGCGG ACTCCAGTCTCCCTCCTCCTGTCCTGACTGTCTTCCCTCCGTCCAGCGCTGAGCTCCAGACCAACAAAGCCACTCTGGTCTGTCTGTCCAGTCAGTCTGTGCCTTTTGCAGATGTGACCTGGTTGGTTGGCGGGAGTCCAGTGAGCAGCGGGGTCTCCACCAGCGCTGCTGCTCACCAACCGGACCAGACTTTCCAAATCAGCAGCCATCTGAGCGTCCAGACGTCAGACTGGAACCAGGATAAGCTTTACAAGTGTAAAGTGTCGCTGGGCTCCCAGACGTCAGAGAAAACCATCAACAAGTCGGTCTGTTCCACTGCAGAATAA
- the LOC131474952 gene encoding immunoglobulin lambda-1 light chain-like gives MLGTLCTLITALTYVDAAIVLTQTPAVHTVSAGQEVVLSCNIQRYDSNYVSWYKQVPGGVPQFVLGFHYSVSSPSFGTGFSSERFHSKSSSTIDYQFIIKRAEAGDSAQYFCSTWDDSADEAVFGQGTKLIVADSSLPPPVLTVFPPSSAELQTNKATLVCLSSQSVPFADVTWLVGGSPVSSGVSTSAAAHQPDQTFQISSHLSVQTSDWNQDKLYKCKVSLGSQTSEKTINKSVCPTAE, from the exons atgcTGGGGACCCTCTGCACTCTCATCACTGCTCTAACAT ATGTTGATGCAGCGATCGTGCTGACCCAGACGCCTGCTGTCCACACAGTTTCTGCAGGACAAGAGGTTGTTCTCAGCTGCAACATTCAGAGATATGATAGCAATTATGTGAGCTGGTATAAACAGGTTCCTGGTGGGGTTCCTCAGTTTGTTCTGGGCTTTCACTACAGCGTCAGTTCACCAAGCTTTGGAACAGGATTCTCTTCAGAGCGATTTCACTCTAAATCCTCATCAACCATAGATTACCAGTTCATTATAAAGCGAGCAGAGGCAGGAGATTCTGCTCAGTATTTCTGTAGCACATGGGATGACTCTGCTGATGAAGCTGTAT TCGGACAAGGCACCAAGCTGATTGTGGCGG ACTCCAGTCTCCCTCCTCCTGTCCTGACTGTCTTCCCTCCGTCCAGTGCTGAGCTCCAGACCAACAAAGCCACTCTGGTCTGTCTGTCCAGTCAGTCTGTGCCTTTTGCAGATGTGACCTGGTTGGTTGGCGGGAGTCCAGTGAGCAGCGGGGTCTCCACCAGCGCTGCTGCTCACCAACCGGACCAGACTTTCCAAATCAGCAGCCATCTGAGCGTCCAGACGTCAGACTGGAACCAGGATAAGCTTTACAAGTGTAAAGTGTCGCTGGGCTCCCAGACGTCAGAGAAAACCATCAACAAGTCGGTCTGTCCCACTGCAGAATAA
- the LOC131474906 gene encoding immunoglobulin lambda-1 light chain-like: MLGTLCTLITALTYVDAAIVLTQTPAVHTVSAGQEVVLSCNIQRYDGNNVYWYKQVPGGVPQYVLWFYHGSSSLGFGTGFSSDRFHCKSSSNIDYQFIIKRAEAGDSAQYFCSTGDDSASEAVFGQGTKLIVADSSLPPPVLTVFPPSSAELQTNKATLVCLSSQSVPFADVTWLVGGSPVSSGVSTSAAAHQPDQTFQISSHLSVETSDWNQDKLYKCKVSLGSQTSEKTINKSVCPTAE; the protein is encoded by the exons atgcTGGGGACCCTCTGCACTCTCATCACTGCTCTAACAT ATGTTGATGCAGCGATCGTGCTGACCCAGACGCCTGCTGTCCACACAGTTTCTGCAGGACAAGAGGTTGTTCTCAGCTGCAACATTCAGAGATATGACGGCAATAATGTGTACTGGTATAAACAGGTTCCTGGTGGGGTTCCTCAGTATGTTCTGTGGTTTTACCACGGCAGCAGTTCTCTAGGCTTTGGAACAGGATTCTCTTCAGACCGATTTCACTGTAAATCCTCATCAAACATAGATTACCAGTTCATTATAAAGCGAGCAGAGGCAGGAGATTCTGCTCAGTATTTCTGTAGCACAGGGGATGACTCTGCTTCTGAAGCTGTAT TCGGACAAGGCACCAAGCTGATTGTGGCGG ACTCCAGTCTCCCTCCTCCTGTCCTGACTGTCTTCCCTCCGTCCAGCGCTGAGCTCCAGACCAACAAAGCCACTCTGGTCTGTCTGTCCAGTCAGTCTGTGCCTTTTGCAGATGTGACCTGGTTGGTTGGCGGGAGTCCAGTGAGCAGCGGGGTCTCCACCAGCGCTGCTGCTCACCAACCGGACCAGACTTTCCAAATCAGCAGCCATCTGAGCGTCGAGACGTCAGACTGGAACCAGGATAAGCTTTACAAGTGTAAAGTGTCGCTGGGCTCCCAGACGTCAGAGAAAACCATCAACAAGTCGGTCTGTCCCACTGCAGAATAA
- the si:dkey-282h22.5 gene encoding uncharacterized protein si:dkey-282h22.5 isoform X1 yields the protein MRMKEALVLLCTVSMCGAQKWKTPRWDPKAEHTYSRTCSNLTQVLDNWKFAILTQVKDMLINDHASVLPEYNRIQPLSDALGDLYKQFNGLKDELGKLTTKFDRVEAFVDDLRFTPPQRPVQKIPPKFGLRSPLRAQMRAPDRGFITNPTVFRMRRRGPQRP from the exons atgaggatgaaggaggCTCTGGTCCTTCTCTGCACGGTCTCAATGTGTGGAGCTCAGAAATGGAAAACCCCACGCTGGGATCCTAAAG CAGAACACACCTATAGCAGGACCTGTTCCAACCTGACGCAGGTCCTGGACAACTGGAAATTTGCCATTCTAACCCAAGTGAAGGACATGCTGATTAATGACCATGCCTCCGTCCTTCCTGAATACAACAG GATCCAACCTCTGTCAGATGCTCTGGGAGACCTCTACAAGCAGTTTAACGGTCTAAAAGACGAGCTGGGAAAGCTTACGACGAAGTTTGACAGAGTGGAGGCTTTCGTGGACGACCTTAGATTTACTCCGCCGCAGCGACCCGTACAGAAGATTCCCCCAAAGTTTGGTCTGAGGTCTCCTCTGCGGGCTCAGATGAGGGCCCCTGATAGAGGGTTTATCACCAATCCAACAGTGTTCagaatgaggaggagagggcCTCAGAGACCTTAG
- the si:dkey-282h22.5 gene encoding uncharacterized protein si:dkey-282h22.5 isoform X2, which translates to MRMKEALVLLCTVSMCGAQKWKTPRWDPKEHTYSRTCSNLTQVLDNWKFAILTQVKDMLINDHASVLPEYNRIQPLSDALGDLYKQFNGLKDELGKLTTKFDRVEAFVDDLRFTPPQRPVQKIPPKFGLRSPLRAQMRAPDRGFITNPTVFRMRRRGPQRP; encoded by the exons atgaggatgaaggaggCTCTGGTCCTTCTCTGCACGGTCTCAATGTGTGGAGCTCAGAAATGGAAAACCCCACGCTGGGATCCTAAAG AACACACCTATAGCAGGACCTGTTCCAACCTGACGCAGGTCCTGGACAACTGGAAATTTGCCATTCTAACCCAAGTGAAGGACATGCTGATTAATGACCATGCCTCCGTCCTTCCTGAATACAACAG GATCCAACCTCTGTCAGATGCTCTGGGAGACCTCTACAAGCAGTTTAACGGTCTAAAAGACGAGCTGGGAAAGCTTACGACGAAGTTTGACAGAGTGGAGGCTTTCGTGGACGACCTTAGATTTACTCCGCCGCAGCGACCCGTACAGAAGATTCCCCCAAAGTTTGGTCTGAGGTCTCCTCTGCGGGCTCAGATGAGGGCCCCTGATAGAGGGTTTATCACCAATCCAACAGTGTTCagaatgaggaggagagggcCTCAGAGACCTTAG
- the LOC131475544 gene encoding tetraspanin-10-like: protein MRGHWVIKRIPLPWFSRDKSQNESSPLIPKASSAKEDAEEVDLVTPDCMEAGTTKGQDHNNSNSYSLIDYFLKYFLFLCNFMFTVLGLVVLGLGMWGLVSKESFAQEKVGSIGTDPMLILATLGLVLTLLCLSGCVGTLRENCCLLKLFSAVVLVLITAQVLAAIMLYSLQDQIGNYLRSGMLTAMVHYQDDLDLRFITDEIQSNLQCCGADNYRDWDVNIYYNCSAPGVLACGVPATCCVDPLENGTVWNSQCGVGAQLLDEFTAQSVIFLGGCLGGISRWIEQHNGLIGTVAVVIVGVQILTLLITTRLLETIQRH, encoded by the exons ATGAGGGGACATTGGGTGATAAAAAGGATTCCTTTGCCGTGGTTTAGCAGGGACAAGTCACAGAATGAGTCCTCACCCCTCATACCAAAG GCAAGCTCTGCAAAAGAGGATGCCGAGGAGGTTGATCTTGTCACTCCGGATTGTATGGAAGCGGGGACAACCAAAGGACAAGACCACAACAACTCTAACAGTTATTCTTTAATTGACTATTTCCTCAAAtatttcctgttcctgtgcAACTTTATGTTCACAGTTCTGGGCCTCGTGGTTCTCGGTCTGGGGATGTGGGGCCTCGTCAGCAAAGAGTCATTTGCTCAGGAGAAGGTCGGCAGTATCGGTACTGACCCCATGCTGATACTTGCGACTCTGGGCCTTGTGCTCACCTTGCTCTGCCTGTCAGGCTGTGTGGGCACGTTAAGAGAGAACTGCTGCTTACTGAAGCTGTTCTCCGCTGTGGTGCTGGTGCTCATCACGGCCCAGGTGCTGGCTGCCATCATGCTCTACAGTCTACAGGATCAGATTGGAAACTATCTCCGGTCAGGAATGTTGACCGCCATGGTGCACTACCAGGATGATCTGGATCTGAGGTTCATCACAGACGAGATCCAGTCCAATCTGCAGTGCTGCGGGGCAGATAACTACCGCGACTGGGACGTCAACAT ATATTACAACTGCTCAGCTCCAGGAGTGCTGGCCTGTGGCGTCCCTGCGACTTGCTGTGTGGACCCTTTGGAAAACGGCACAGTGTGGAATTCTCAGTGTGGTGTTGGAGCCCAGCTGCTTGACGAGTTTACTGCTCAGAGTGTCATCTTCCTGGGTGGCTGTCTGGGGGGAATCTCTCGCTGGATCGAGCAGCACAATGGCTTGATCGGGACAGTCGCCGTTGTCATAGTGGGCGTCCAGATTTTGACTCTGTTAATCACTACACGACTGCTGGAGACCATACAGAGGCATTGA